CCTCGACTGCGGTTGCGACAACAACCCCTACTGTGGCTGCCCGGAGCGGAAGTTCATCCAGTACCTCCTCGAGTTGCGCGCGCAGGGGCTGGGCCCGGACGCGATCGTCGACGTGATGACCGACGACTACATGGTCTACGCCTATTCCGGCGACGTGCTCTCCTTCCTCGACAACGGCGTCCGCACGCTCGAGGCCGCGGAGGGACTCGCTCGCGTCGAAGGCGCAGACGAGAAATACGACCAGATCCGGCAGGCGAAACGGGAACTCGAGCGATAACGCCGTTTCTCGAGCACCGGGTGCTTGCCGTCCCCAATCGCCTCCGATCGGGGACCGGTTCTGCAGTCTCCGACGAGAGATCCGTTTTGCAGGTTCTCTGAGAGTGATGGAGTACACATATCACCGCTCCGTAACTATCACTATCCGTGTTACAATCGGTGTTGTTCGTTGGGAGCTGGTTCGCCAGCGTCCTTCAGGAACTCGCGTTGTGGGTCGGCGCTCTCCTCTTGCTCGCCAGCGTACTCTCCGCGTACGTGGGCTGGAAACAGCGCCGGAAAGCGCTCTTGGTCGGCGAGACGCCCCGGTCCGAAGCCGCGGACGTGCGATCGCCGGGCGTCGTCCGAGTCCGAGGGACGGTCGTTCCGAACGGCGAGAAGACCACGTTCACGTCCCCTTTTGGCAGTATAGGGACGGTGTTACACCCGCCAGCGCTCACTAACGATCGATGTCAGGTCCCCTCTCGGTCTGAAAAGGCAGTTCGAATGGAACGCTGTCGTAGAGCCGGCTACCGCAGCTGGTAGGATTCGTCTTCCTCGTCTAACTCGTCAAGCAACAGAACCTCATCCTCCTCGTCCTCGAGTCGGTCCTGCAGGTCGTTAACGTAACCCTTGTACTCGTCGAGTTGCTCCCGGAGGTGTTCAGCCTCGAGCTCGAGCCGTTCGTGTTCGCGGATGAAGCGCTTCGGGACTTCGACGGTCGGCGGGAACGAGATATCCTCACCGTCTCCCTCTCCGCCGGTGCGGGCCTCGAGGTCGTCCTCGGGGACGACTTCGACCCGGCCGTCGTGTTCGACGAGCTGGTCGACGTAATTCCGGAAGACGGCGGACAGCGAGATGTCGCGCTCCTCGGCGATCGCCTGGAGCGCCTCGAACGCGTCCTCGTTGACCCGGAACGAGATGGTCTTGTTCTTGTTCCCCATCGATACCCCTAATCGTCGTTCACGCCACTTAACCATTTGTCAGACAGCGTGTGCGATCGGAGCGTTGCTCGTTCGCTCGAGCGCTCGAGCGGACGGCGGCGAACCCGTGGACCGGCGATGACCCGGCAGGCTATTCGTCTGGAGGCCTAATTCCGCTCTATGCTGTCCGACACGCCGGGACTCCACCACGTGACGGGGATCGTTGGGGACGCCCAGGCAGCGATCGACTTCTACGTTGGCGTGCTCGGCGTTCGACTTGTCACGCAGACAGTCAACTTCGAGGACATCCTGCAACATCACCTCTATTTCGGCGATGCGACGGGGACACCGGGAACGGTCCTGACTCACTTTCCGGACCCGCATGGCGATTCCGGTCGGCCCGGAAAACCCCAGATCGAGTCCGTTTCGTTTGTCGTCCCGACCGACTCCCTCGAGTATTGGGAGACTCGCCTCGAGAATCACGAGATCGCCGTTAAGGGGCCGATCAAGCGGTTCGACGAACAGGTCTTCCGGTTCGAGGATCCCGCGGGCACGCAGGTTGAACTCATCGCGGGCCCGTCGCTCCCGACCGATATCGAGCCCTGGGCCGCGGGCCCGATCCCGACCGCGCACGCGATCCGTGGACTCCACGGCGTCGCGACGCTGTCGGTCAATCCCTACGCGACCGCGGGCATGCTCGAGACGCTCGGCTTCGAACACGACGCCGAAGACGGCGATCGGATTCGGTATCGCGCGTCCGGATCGCGAGCTACCGTCGTGGACGTGCTCGACCGCGACGCGCCCTTCGGCCGCGAAGGACAGGGAACGCTCCACCACGTCGCGGTCCGCGTCGAGGACGAAGACGACCTCCACGAGTGGCGCGAGCTCTTCGACGACCGCGGCTACGACGTCTCTCGCGTCAAGGACCGCCACGTCTTCCACTCGCTGTACGTCCGCGAGCCGGGCGGCATCCTCTTCGAACTGGCCACCGAGACCGACGGCGTTGCGGCCAGCAAGGACGGGACGGATCCCGGCGAGTCGCTGTACCTGCCCGAGTGGTTCGAGGACGATCGCGACCTGATCGAGAGTCAGCTGCCGGCGCTGACGGTTCCGACGGAGGGATCGGACGGCGAGACAGGCACGGATGATGAGGACCGATGACGGAATCGAGCCGCTCGATGGACGCCGTTTCGGGACCCCACGCCGGCCAGCCGCTGCTCACAGCCGGTGCGCCAGCGTTGGCCGCGGACGCGGCCCTCGTACTCTGCCACGGCCGCGGCGCGACGGCACAGGGCGTGATCAATCTCATGGAGCTGGCCACCCGACACGGCGTCGCCGTCCTCGCGCCCCAAGCCGAGCGAAGCCGCTGGTACCCGAAGCCGTCGACCGCACCGCGAGCCGACAACGAACCGTGGCTCTCCTCGAGCATCGACTGCGTCGGAGCCGCACTCGAGAACGCGCGATCGATCGACGTCCCACCCGAGCGGACCGTTATCGCTGGCTTCTCGCAGGGTGCCTGCGTCACCGCGGAGTTCGGCCGCCGCAATCCGACCCGCTACGGTGGCCTCGCCGTCCTCTCGGGACTGCTCCCCGGTTCGGTCGGCGAGCTCAGTTCGACCCCGATAGCGGGCTCGCTCGAGGGAACGCCGGTGCTCGTCGGCTACGGCGAGGACGACCCGTCCGTCGATCCCGAGCGCGTCGTTCAAACGATCCGACTGTTCGAGGGGGCGGACGCCGCGGTCGACGAACGATGTTACCCTGGGACGGGCCACGAAGTCACCGACGACGAGTTCGACGTGATCGGCGCGATGCTCGAGGCGATACTGAATTCCTGACTGCAGTAGATCAGTCGATCAAGATGGCGGTCGCTATCTAGCTGAAAAAGAAAGAATCGTTCGGTTGCGCTTAGACCGTCGCTTCCGCGTCGTCGTTCTCCTCGACGTTATCGAGGCTCTCGAGCGCCTGAATCACGTTGTTGCGGTAGTTGACGACGGGGGAGTCGTACCGTTCGCGGGCCATCTCGGCGTACTCGTTGGTCGGTGCCGTCGAGCCGCTTTCGGGCGCTTCCTGTTCGGCTTCCCACTCCTCGAAGGCTTCGATGCGGTCGAGGGTGAGGTCGGCGGTTTCGACGACCCAGCGGTCGCGGGTGTCGTCGTCGACGACCGCGATTGACTCCGGTCGTAGAGAGACGTTGACGGTCCCGTCGTCGGTCTCGTAGGTGCGCGGTTTGCCGACGATGGAGACGTATTCCGGCGGCTCCGTGTCCCGGAGCACCGATGCGGCCTCGGGCTGGTACTGACCGGCGTAGACGAAGAACGTCCCGGTCGGGTCGACGACCCGGCCGCGCCAGTACTCGCTTTCGTCGCCGACGTCCTCAGTTTCGGTGAGGGTACCGACCACGAACACGCGGTTGGCGCGGTCGCCCGTCGGGAGCAAGGCGTAGTTGGGTGCTCGCTCGTCGTCGCTCTCTTTGAATGCGTACGTCGAATCGTTGAATTCGGATGCGAAGACGCGGCGGGCGACTTCGCGGGTGAGTTCGGACTGGCTCATGTTACATCGACCTCGCTTTGATCAGCAGTTCCTCGGGATCCGCTGGCCCGTCGAGTTCTTCGACGTCGTCGGCCAGAACGTATCGGCCGAAGGTGGGCCCCTCAATGCGGTAGTAGGTGCCAACGATGTCGTCCCTGATCTCGTCGGCGACGACGGTCGTATCGAGCGCGTCCATCGCCATGTCCTTGGCCTCCTCCAAGCTCAGGCCCGTCAGATCCTCGGTTGCGTCCTTGTCGAAGATAACCTCGTGGGCATCGATGCCGTCGTCGACGACGGCCTTGATGCGGAGGTCGAACTCACCTTCGCCCTCGCCGTGTTCGTTACAGCGGCCGTTCTGGAGGACGCGGGTACAGCCTTCCTCCGGGCAGCGCTTGATCAGCCCGCTGCCGCTTTGCATGTCGACCAGTGCGCCCTCGACCTCGCTGGTGTCGTTGCCGACTTCTAGGTCCTCGTCGAGCTCCTCGATCACCGTCGTCGAGTTGAGTTTGACCGAGTACCGGCCCTGGTACTCGTCGGTGACGACGTTGCGAAGCTCGTAGACGCTCCCTTCCTCGAGCGCGGGGAGATCGGATTTGGCCCACTTGGTGAACTTGATCGTCCCCGTCGGATCGCCCAGCAGGCCGACCT
This genomic stretch from Natrinema sp. SYSU A 869 harbors:
- a CDS encoding DUF5814 domain-containing protein, translating into MAITDKIYIKNHRQLSSQLETNIPKGAFKGATLDMLFQGSGLEKLDDATRDRVLDFTQDFLDCGCDNNPYCGCPERKFIQYLLELRAQGLGPDAIVDVMTDDYMVYAYSGDVLSFLDNGVRTLEAAEGLARVEGADEKYDQIRQAKRELER
- a CDS encoding ribbon-helix-helix protein, CopG family — encoded protein: MGNKNKTISFRVNEDAFEALQAIAEERDISLSAVFRNYVDQLVEHDGRVEVVPEDDLEARTGGEGDGEDISFPPTVEVPKRFIREHERLELEAEHLREQLDEYKGYVNDLQDRLEDEEDEVLLLDELDEEDESYQLR
- a CDS encoding VOC family protein; translation: MLSDTPGLHHVTGIVGDAQAAIDFYVGVLGVRLVTQTVNFEDILQHHLYFGDATGTPGTVLTHFPDPHGDSGRPGKPQIESVSFVVPTDSLEYWETRLENHEIAVKGPIKRFDEQVFRFEDPAGTQVELIAGPSLPTDIEPWAAGPIPTAHAIRGLHGVATLSVNPYATAGMLETLGFEHDAEDGDRIRYRASGSRATVVDVLDRDAPFGREGQGTLHHVAVRVEDEDDLHEWRELFDDRGYDVSRVKDRHVFHSLYVREPGGILFELATETDGVAASKDGTDPGESLYLPEWFEDDRDLIESQLPALTVPTEGSDGETGTDDEDR
- a CDS encoding PHB depolymerase family esterase, whose protein sequence is MTESSRSMDAVSGPHAGQPLLTAGAPALAADAALVLCHGRGATAQGVINLMELATRHGVAVLAPQAERSRWYPKPSTAPRADNEPWLSSSIDCVGAALENARSIDVPPERTVIAGFSQGACVTAEFGRRNPTRYGGLAVLSGLLPGSVGELSSTPIAGSLEGTPVLVGYGEDDPSVDPERVVQTIRLFEGADAAVDERCYPGTGHEVTDDEFDVIGAMLEAILNS
- a CDS encoding DNA-binding protein, producing MSQSELTREVARRVFASEFNDSTYAFKESDDERAPNYALLPTGDRANRVFVVGTLTETEDVGDESEYWRGRVVDPTGTFFVYAGQYQPEAASVLRDTEPPEYVSIVGKPRTYETDDGTVNVSLRPESIAVVDDDTRDRWVVETADLTLDRIEAFEEWEAEQEAPESGSTAPTNEYAEMARERYDSPVVNYRNNVIQALESLDNVEENDDAEATV
- a CDS encoding replication factor A (Replication protein A protects and stabilize the intermediate ssDNA that is generated by the unwinding action of a DNA helicase at the replication fork. In addition, SSBs prevent the formation of secondary structures by single-stranded template DNA.), with the translated sequence MSDVRQHADDIHEQFSDHLDVDVEDVEERLTTLVDEYKVPMDEARRSVTNHYLEEAGLEREDISSGDSEEATVEDVDEPEEWIDLTAKVIELWDPRSDSVAQVGLLGDPTGTIKFTKWAKSDLPALEEGSVYELRNVVTDEYQGRYSVKLNSTTVIEELDEDLEVGNDTSEVEGALVDMQSGSGLIKRCPEEGCTRVLQNGRCNEHGEGEGEFDLRIKAVVDDGIDAHEVIFDKDATEDLTGLSLEEAKDMAMDALDTTVVADEIRDDIVGTYYRIEGPTFGRYVLADDVEELDGPADPEELLIKARSM